A single window of Channa argus isolate prfri chromosome 10, Channa argus male v1.0, whole genome shotgun sequence DNA harbors:
- the mtnr1al gene encoding melatonin receptor type 1A-like → MLNGPNPMRFVDPRHLPQLMSLEDNEPTLVEGTLDPRNSTHAGEEGAPGPHYNSFPWVVTLLAGVLITTIVVDVIGNLLVIVSVFRNRKLRKAGNAFVVSLALADLVVAIYPYPLVLTAIFHDGWIAGYIHCQISGFLMGLSVIGSIFNITGIAINRYCYICHSLKYDKVFSSSNTMCYVVLVWALTILAIVPNWFVESLQYDPRVYSCTFAQSVSSLYTITVVVVHFILPISIVTYCYLRIWILVIQVRRRVKPDSRPKLKPHDLRNFLTMFVVFVLFAVCWAPLNLIGLAVALDSGLSRAIPEWLFTASYFMAYFNSCLNAVVYGVLNHNFRKEYKRIVLVIFKLHC, encoded by the exons ATGCTGAATGGACCGAACCCGATGCGATTCGTCGACCCGAGGCACCTTCCGCAACTGATGTCCCTGGAGGACAATGAGCCCACTTTGGTGGAGGGGACCCTGGATCCCCGCAACTCCACGCACGCAGGGGAGGAAGGCGCCCCGGGTCCGCACTACAACTCCTTCCCGTGGGTGGTGACTCTGCTGGCCGGTGTTCTGATCACGACCATCGTGGTGGATGTTATCGGGAACCTGCTGGTCATCGTGTCCGTGTTCAGGAACAGGAAACTCAGGAAAGCAG gaaatgccttCGTGGTGAGCCTGGCTCTTGCTGATCTGGTGGTGGCCATCTATCCCTACCCGCTGGTCCTGACCGCCATCTTCCACGACGGCTGGATCGCCGGCTACATCCACTGTCAGATCAGCGGCTTCCTCATGGGCCTCAGCGTCATCGGCTCCATCTTCAACATCACCGGCATCGCCATCAACCGCTATTGCTACATCTGCCACAGCCTCAAGTATGACAAAGTCTTCTCCAGCAGCAACACTATGTGCTACGTCGTGCTGGTTTGGGCGCTCACCATCCTGGCCATCGTGCCCAACTGGTTTGTTGAGTCGCTGCAGTACGACCCGCGCGTTTACTCCTGCACCTTCGCCCAGTCGGTCAGCTCGCTGTACACCATCACTGTGGTGGTGGTGCACTTCATTCTGCCCATCAGTATTGTCACCTACTGTTACCTGCGCATCTGGATTCTTGTTATCCAGGTGAGGCGGAGGGTCAAGCCAGACTCGCGACCGAAGCTTAAGCCGCACGACCTCCGCAACTTCCTCACcatgtttgtggtgtttgtgcTCTTTGCTGTCTGCTGGGCGCCGCTGAACCTGATCGGCCTGGCTGTGGCCCTGGACTCCGGGCTGAGCCGAGCGATACCGGAGTGGCTGTTTACGGCCAGCTACTTCATGGCCTACTTCAACAGCTGCCTCAACGCCGTCGTCTATGGCGTCTTGAACCACAACTTCAGGAAGGAATACAAGAGGATCGTCCTGGTCATCTTCAAGTTGCATTGCTGA